The following coding sequences are from one Lolium rigidum isolate FL_2022 chromosome 6, APGP_CSIRO_Lrig_0.1, whole genome shotgun sequence window:
- the LOC124665692 gene encoding protein NRT1/ PTR FAMILY 8.1-like, translating to MEAVEVESKGSHGGGGDRRTSRNDRRSSWGCTLLLVNNCLQNTSYFGLSTNLVNYFQVELHAGSKSAANSVTNWMGTSSITPLAAALLADSFLGRYWTITLFLVISVAGYGLVTASASAALQSAVFYAGLYLVALGGALSPVMVSFGADQFGDDESERGQQSSFFNWFYFSMNVGSLVGGTVLVWVQTAHGWRLGYGIPALLSVLAVALFMVGTSAYRRIQPPGGFPATRIAQVVVAAIRKWDVEAPEDAALLHECASDDGVSTIQGSRRLVHTDQFRFLDKAAVETEGDKRVRPESPWRLCTVTQVEELKCVLRLLPVWACGIIFAAAYTQMSTTFILQGDTLDPRLGSFRVPAAVLSVFDTLSIMIWVPLYDFVVVPLARRLTGHSRGFTPLARMGIGFVVLTITMLLAGVLEVARRHVLARHGTFIDADGAEYVPMSIFWQVPQYVVVGAAEVFTFIGQLEFFYEQAPDAMRSVCSGLPSAAFALGNYASSAIVAVVVRATARGGRSGWMPDDINDGHLDYFFWLLAVLCVGNFGAYLVVARWYNYKKTVD from the exons ATGGAAGCTGTAGAAGTAGAATCAAAAGGctcgcatggtggtggtggcgatcGCCGGACGTCCAGGAATGATCGCCGGAGCTCGTGGGGCTGCACTTTGCTTCTCG TGAACAACTGCTTGCAGAACACGTCCTACTTCGGCTTGTCGACGAACTTGGTGAATTACTTCCAGGTGGAGCTGCACGCGGGCAGCAAATCCGCGGCGAACAGCGTCACCAACTGGATGGGCACCAGCTCCATcacgccgctcgccgccgccttACTCGCCGACTCCTTCCTCGGCAGATATTGGACCATcaccctcttcctcgtcatctccGTCGCGGGATACGGGTTGGTGACGGCGAGCGCCTCGGCGGCGCTGCAGAGCGCCGTATTCTACGCGGGGCTGTACCTGGTAGCCCTCGGCGGCGCGCTGTCACCGGTCATGGTCTCGTTCGGAGCCGACCAATTCGGCGACGACGAGTCcgagcgcgggcagcagagctcCTTCTTCAACTGGTTCTACTTCTCCATGAACGTGGGTTCGCTCGTCGGCGGCACCGTGCTTGTGTGGGTGCAGACCGCCCACGGCTGGCGACTTGGCTACGGCATCCCGGCCCTGCTCAGCGTGCTCGCCGTCGCGCTGTTCATGGTCGGCACTAGCGCGTACCGCAGGATCCAGCCGCCGGGGGGATTTCCGGCAACCAGGATCGCACAGGTAGTAGTCGCCGCCATCAGGAAATGGGACGTTGAGGCGCCGGAGGACGCTGCGCTTCTGCACGAGTGCGCCAGCGACGATGGCGTGTCGACGATACAGGGGAGCCGCCGCCTCGTGCACACCGACCAGTTCAG GTTCTTGGACAAGGCGGCAGTTGAGACGGAGGGCGACAAGAGGGTGCGGCCGGAGAGCCCGTGGCGGCTGTGCACGGTGACGCAGGTGGAGGAGCTCAAGTGCGTGCTCAGGCTGTTGCCGGTGTGGGCGTGCGGCATCATCTTTGCGGCGGCGTACACGCAGATGTCCACAACCTTCATCCTTCAGGGCGACACCCTGGACCCTCGCCTTGGCAGCTTCCGCGTGCCCGCCGCCGTGCTCTCCGTCTTTGACACCCTCAGCATCATGATCTGGGTGCCGCTCTACGACTTTGTCGTTGTCCCACTCGCGCGCCGTCTCACTGGCCACAGCCGAGGGTTCACGCCGCTAGCGCGCATGGGCATCGGCTTCGTCGTTCTCACCATCACCATGCTGCTTGCAGGCGTGCTCGAGGTGGCCCGCCGCCATGTCCTCGCGCGCCATGGCACGTTCATCGATGCGGACGGTGCGGAATACGTGCCCATGTCGATTTTCTGGCAGGTGCCGCAGTACGTGGTGGTGGGCGCGGCGGAGGTGTTCACATTCATCGGACAGCTGGAGTTCTTCTACGAGCAGGCGCCGGACGCCATGCGCAGCGTTTGCTCAGGGCTTCCTAGCGCAGCATTCGCCCTTGGAAACTACGCCAGCTCGGCAATCGTGGCCGTTGTGGTGCGCGCCACGGCGAGGGGTGGGAGATCTGGGTGGATGCCTGACGACATCAATGACGGACATCTGGATTACTTCTTCTGGCTGCTCGCCGTGCTCTGTGTCGGCAACTTCGGCGCCTACCTGGTCGTCGCACGATGGTACAACTACAAGAAGACCGTTGATTGA